A DNA window from Desulfovulcanus ferrireducens contains the following coding sequences:
- a CDS encoding SPOR domain-containing protein, with protein sequence MAKKSKKKTAKNKFKLDITLSGLIYLGIFIILAMVWAFILGVYIGRGYNPEDVVPEIAKILPETKSESRQNVPKQGTLRPEQLEFYEKLKHLPEPELKKDTAIKSEVKRKSSAQSPKNINKSGTKQNFFSYTFQVAAFKTLKQAKKMQKNLVAQGFISSVTKAFAADQPWFRVFVHFQGTPEQVVQFKNKLKKIGIKQPILKRKKPS encoded by the coding sequence ATGGCCAAAAAATCTAAAAAGAAGACCGCTAAAAATAAGTTTAAGCTAGACATTACACTGTCAGGTCTTATCTACCTGGGAATATTTATAATTCTGGCCATGGTATGGGCCTTCATCCTCGGCGTTTACATTGGACGCGGCTACAACCCGGAAGATGTTGTCCCGGAAATTGCCAAGATCTTGCCGGAAACAAAATCCGAGTCCAGGCAGAATGTTCCAAAACAAGGAACCCTTAGACCAGAGCAATTAGAATTTTATGAAAAACTGAAACATCTACCCGAACCCGAACTTAAAAAAGATACAGCTATCAAGTCAGAAGTAAAACGCAAATCCTCAGCGCAAAGCCCAAAAAACATAAATAAATCAGGTACGAAACAAAATTTCTTTTCGTATACATTTCAGGTAGCTGCCTTTAAGACCTTAAAACAGGCAAAAAAAATGCAAAAAAATCTGGTTGCGCAAGGATTTATTTCTTCTGTCACCAAAGCATTTGCTGCTGATCAGCCCTGGTTCAGAGTTTTTGTTCACTTTCAAGGGACACCCGAGCAAGTGGTTCAATTCAAAAACAAGTTGAAAAAAATTGGTATTAAACAGCCTATCCTGAAAAGGAAAAAGCCATCATAA
- a CDS encoding GGDEF domain-containing protein — MDLKDIESIALSLEIYSQSKNSARFKQELILLIQKIKQQNKKLDFLLEENNRLRLHVQDLSKKNRELNLTLRQVLANYQAGLKTFLRFKRDIELVQKMRSLKELPNILAQIKEYLALDAVGLILSSEYFATFVPDKICVYPQEDIQSQLLNLPSISLGDSYYMGCIAKVKHFSFFWPELNGQKKEQLKEGSCFIYVLKDKYNPENITGVLALGDKDIARYSPEKATDFLEHFCYIFSCTLLSVREHEKLDREKVIDTLTGIHNREYFHRHAPRILDFATRRGFPVCLLFLDLDGFKSINDNLGHNIGDKVLIEVAQRIQAVIRKYDIFVRLAGDEFLILLPDTDIERAQLLKLRVQKSIKDISIEKLCGQPTNLTVSVSVGLAQYVPGQEIKDFLKVADDNMYAEKKQQA; from the coding sequence ATGGACTTAAAAGATATTGAAAGTATAGCCTTAAGCTTGGAAATATATAGCCAAAGTAAGAATTCGGCTAGGTTTAAGCAAGAGCTAATCCTGTTGATCCAGAAAATAAAGCAGCAGAATAAAAAACTTGATTTTTTGCTTGAGGAAAACAACAGGCTAAGGCTTCATGTCCAGGATTTAAGCAAGAAAAATAGAGAATTAAATCTAACTTTGCGTCAAGTTTTGGCTAATTATCAGGCCGGGCTAAAGACTTTTTTACGTTTCAAGCGTGATATCGAGTTAGTCCAGAAAATGCGTTCTTTAAAAGAGCTTCCGAATATTTTAGCCCAAATAAAAGAGTATCTTGCCCTTGACGCTGTAGGTCTAATTTTAAGCTCCGAGTACTTTGCTACCTTTGTTCCTGATAAAATTTGTGTTTATCCTCAAGAGGATATTCAGAGTCAACTTTTAAATCTGCCTTCCATATCTTTGGGAGACAGTTATTACATGGGATGTATAGCCAAAGTTAAACATTTCTCTTTTTTTTGGCCTGAGTTGAACGGACAAAAAAAGGAACAGCTTAAAGAAGGTTCCTGTTTTATATATGTACTTAAAGACAAGTACAATCCGGAAAATATAACAGGAGTGCTGGCTCTCGGCGACAAAGATATTGCCAGGTACTCGCCGGAAAAAGCCACGGACTTTTTAGAACATTTTTGTTATATTTTTAGCTGTACTCTTTTGTCTGTGCGTGAGCACGAGAAACTTGATCGGGAAAAAGTGATAGATACTCTAACCGGCATTCATAATCGTGAGTATTTCCACCGCCATGCTCCTCGCATTTTGGACTTTGCCACTCGACGAGGTTTTCCGGTTTGCCTCCTGTTTCTGGATTTGGATGGATTCAAGTCGATCAACGACAATTTAGGGCACAACATTGGAGACAAGGTACTTATAGAGGTGGCCCAAAGGATACAAGCAGTGATCCGCAAGTACGATATTTTTGTTCGACTGGCCGGAGACGAATTTTTGATTTTATTGCCTGATACAGATATTGAACGAGCTCAGCTTTTAAAGTTGCGAGTCCAAAAGTCCATCAAAGATATCAGTATTGAGAAGCTTTGTGGACAGCCAACTAACCTCACAGTTTCTGTCTCTGTTGGTCTTGCCCAATATGTTCCCGGACAGGAGATCAAAGATTTTTTGAAAGTAGCAGATGATAATATGTATGCGGAAAAGAAGCAGCAAGCCTAG
- the argS gene encoding arginine--tRNA ligase: MRAKKYIQDKLKQIITTKGLSWPEKVSLEPPKEKKFGDLATNIALVTSKQVGQNPRQWAESLKDELLKLCPDLEKIEVAGPGFLNFFFKTSFWHEVVKKVFEQKDTYGSSNLGQGKKVQIEYVSANPTGPLHIGHGRGAALGDSLTRIMRFTGFDVHTEYYLNDAGRQMRLLGLSVWVRYQQLCGRSVSLPDECYKGEYIKDIAKEILARYNHDLLSKSEQEAITLCQEAAMHSILEGIKKDLENFRVEHQVWFSEKSLVEQGEVESTLDYLKNKGLAYEQDGALWFKSTQFGDDKDRVLKKSDGLLTYFASDIAYHKNKFDRGFELVVDIWGADHHGYVPRMKAAVQALGKDEESLQVILVQLVNLLREGEPVAMSTRAGEFVTLSEVCEEVGVDAARFIFLTRKSDSHLDFDLEVVKKKSLDNPVYYVQYAHARICSLMLKAKERDINIDQSLNDLLPLLNTEEDMAILKHLDQFSDILTTCARTLSPHHLSYYLQELAGLLHRYYTVHPVLNARDNLLIQARMLLFQAVAQVLKNGLTLLGVDAPQRM; this comes from the coding sequence ATGCGTGCCAAAAAATACATTCAAGATAAACTCAAACAAATTATTACTACCAAGGGACTTAGCTGGCCCGAAAAAGTCAGCTTGGAGCCGCCCAAAGAAAAAAAGTTTGGAGATCTGGCGACTAATATAGCCCTGGTTACCAGCAAACAAGTGGGACAAAATCCCAGGCAGTGGGCGGAAAGCTTAAAAGATGAACTTTTAAAGCTTTGCCCGGACCTGGAAAAAATAGAGGTGGCCGGTCCTGGCTTTTTAAACTTTTTCTTTAAAACAAGTTTCTGGCATGAGGTTGTCAAAAAGGTTTTTGAACAAAAAGACACTTATGGCTCCTCTAATTTAGGCCAAGGCAAAAAAGTTCAGATTGAATATGTCTCAGCCAATCCTACCGGCCCTTTGCACATTGGTCATGGCCGAGGCGCAGCCCTTGGTGATTCTTTGACCCGGATCATGCGCTTTACGGGTTTCGATGTCCACACCGAGTATTATCTAAATGATGCTGGCCGCCAGATGCGTCTGCTGGGCTTGTCAGTATGGGTCAGATACCAACAGCTCTGCGGCCGCTCGGTTTCCCTTCCTGATGAATGCTATAAAGGGGAATACATAAAAGATATCGCCAAAGAAATTTTGGCCCGATATAACCATGACCTTTTATCCAAATCCGAGCAAGAGGCCATAACCTTGTGTCAGGAAGCGGCCATGCACTCTATTCTGGAAGGGATCAAAAAAGATCTGGAAAACTTTCGGGTGGAACACCAGGTCTGGTTTTCTGAAAAAAGCCTGGTGGAACAGGGTGAGGTAGAAAGCACCCTTGACTATCTAAAAAATAAAGGCCTTGCCTATGAGCAAGATGGCGCATTGTGGTTTAAATCAACCCAGTTTGGAGATGACAAAGACCGCGTCTTAAAAAAATCAGATGGACTTTTAACATACTTTGCTTCAGACATTGCCTACCATAAAAACAAATTTGATCGTGGTTTTGAGCTGGTCGTGGATATCTGGGGAGCAGACCATCACGGCTATGTCCCCAGGATGAAGGCTGCCGTGCAGGCCCTGGGCAAGGACGAGGAGAGCTTACAGGTTATCCTGGTTCAACTGGTAAACTTGCTTCGAGAAGGCGAGCCTGTAGCCATGTCCACCCGTGCCGGAGAGTTTGTTACTTTGTCTGAAGTTTGTGAAGAAGTAGGAGTTGATGCGGCCAGATTCATCTTTTTAACCCGCAAGAGTGATAGCCATCTGGATTTTGATCTGGAAGTGGTCAAGAAAAAATCTCTGGACAACCCGGTGTATTATGTTCAATACGCCCATGCACGCATTTGCTCTTTGATGCTCAAGGCCAAAGAAAGAGACATCAACATTGACCAGAGCCTGAATGACTTGCTTCCACTCTTAAACACGGAAGAAGACATGGCAATTTTAAAACACTTGGACCAGTTTTCCGACATTCTGACTACTTGCGCCAGGACTTTAAGCCCTCACCATTTAAGCTATTACTTACAAGAACTTGCCGGGCTATTACATCGTTATTATACGGTTCATCCGGTGCTCAATGCCCGGGACAATCTGCTCATTCAAGCCAGGATGCTCCTCTTTCAGGCAGTTGCCCAGGTACTCAAAAACGGCTTAACCCTTCTGGGAGTCGATGCTCCACAAAGGATGTAG
- a CDS encoding pyruvoyl-dependent arginine decarboxylase translates to MFPNTFVPTKAFFTTGIGRHKNKLQSFELALRDAGIEKQNLVYVSSIYPPKCKLISVEEGVKHLASGQITFCVMARNATNERGRLVGSAVGMAFPADESHYGYISEHTAFGADEKEIGDFAEDLASTMLATTLGIEFDPETDYDERREIYLMSGKIIDSASAPCVTTGVAGMWTTTISAVVFIP, encoded by the coding sequence ATGTTTCCCAACACCTTTGTTCCGACTAAAGCATTTTTCACCACCGGAATCGGACGACACAAAAACAAACTACAGTCATTTGAATTGGCTCTGCGCGATGCAGGTATTGAGAAACAAAACCTTGTCTATGTTTCCAGCATTTATCCACCTAAATGCAAGTTAATCTCTGTGGAAGAAGGAGTGAAGCATCTGGCTTCAGGGCAAATTACTTTTTGTGTGATGGCCAGAAATGCCACCAATGAAAGGGGCAGGTTAGTTGGTTCGGCCGTAGGCATGGCTTTTCCCGCTGATGAAAGCCATTACGGTTATATTTCTGAACACACTGCCTTTGGGGCAGATGAAAAAGAGATCGGCGACTTTGCTGAAGATCTGGCTTCAACCATGCTAGCGACCACATTAGGCATAGAGTTTGACCCGGAAACCGACTATGATGAACGTCGAGAAATCTATCTAATGAGCGGCAAAATCATTGATTCTGCTTCAGCCCCATGTGTCACTACCGGTGTAGCTGGCATGTGGACAACGACTATTTCCGCGGTAGTGTTTATTCCATAA
- a CDS encoding ACP S-malonyltransferase, which yields MPENKQLAILFPGQGSQEPGMGRDLAEYWSDAMNLWKLGEKISGFPLREIFWDGEAKDMAQTKYLQPALTIVNLSLWLFIKDKLSPSPLFMAGHSLGEFSALCASKVLNIEDTLKLVSLRGRLMAEAGQDGNGQMAAILKLNQETVEELVKETRQETGQEILVANYNTPAQFVVSGHAEPINLIVKKAKTQKGRGVLLPVSGAFHSPMMEGAAKELAKFMAKFEWHAPKVPIYFNATGQKELDPAKIKEIMARQMTSSVYWIQIIRAIFSDGGNQFLEIGPKGVLSRMVGQILADDKDKIEVISIATLEDTQKI from the coding sequence ATGCCTGAAAATAAACAACTGGCCATACTTTTCCCAGGACAAGGCTCCCAAGAGCCTGGCATGGGTAGAGACCTTGCTGAATACTGGTCCGATGCCATGAATCTGTGGAAACTGGGCGAAAAAATCTCCGGCTTCCCTTTACGCGAGATTTTTTGGGATGGCGAGGCAAAAGACATGGCCCAGACCAAATACTTGCAGCCAGCCCTGACCATTGTCAACTTAAGCCTTTGGCTCTTTATTAAGGATAAACTAAGTCCTTCGCCGCTTTTTATGGCTGGACACAGCCTGGGCGAATTTTCCGCCCTATGTGCCAGTAAAGTCTTAAATATTGAAGACACTCTAAAACTGGTTTCATTGCGCGGCAGGCTAATGGCAGAGGCCGGTCAGGATGGAAACGGACAAATGGCTGCCATCTTGAAACTAAACCAGGAGACCGTGGAAGAGCTAGTCAAGGAAACACGACAGGAAACAGGCCAGGAAATCCTGGTAGCCAACTACAATACCCCGGCCCAATTTGTAGTCAGTGGACATGCAGAACCCATTAATTTGATTGTAAAAAAAGCCAAAACACAAAAAGGAAGGGGCGTGCTTCTTCCTGTGAGCGGAGCATTTCACAGCCCAATGATGGAAGGAGCGGCTAAAGAGTTAGCCAAATTCATGGCCAAATTTGAATGGCATGCCCCGAAGGTGCCTATTTATTTTAACGCAACAGGACAAAAAGAGCTTGACCCGGCAAAGATAAAAGAAATCATGGCCCGCCAGATGACCTCATCTGTTTATTGGATACAAATTATTCGGGCCATTTTCTCTGATGGTGGCAATCAATTTTTGGAAATAGGACCCAAGGGAGTCTTGTCACGCATGGTCGGCCAAATTTTGGCTGACGACAAGGACAAAATTGAGGTTATATCCATTGCGACTCTAGAGGATACCCAAAAAATTTAG
- a CDS encoding 16S rRNA (guanine(527)-N(7))-methyltransferase RsmG, protein MKQILIQELSKELDRAGFGLDAEQIKKLYSFLSLLIKWNKVINLVGPKDWVEIFRTLIVDSLYLKDFLLSLSLKNSPRTFDLGAGAGLPGIPLRIVWNTGEYYLIEVRNKRAVFMRNALSHLSLPKTFVLGMRAQEVPEELLPPDLIISRAFMPWPKLLPLARKLMPDHGIVVVMANTAAPESDQLAPWQVKKTFSYEVQKKKRYFWALELNNCPN, encoded by the coding sequence ATGAAACAAATTTTAATTCAAGAGTTATCTAAAGAACTTGATCGGGCAGGTTTCGGTTTGGACGCAGAGCAGATTAAAAAATTATACTCTTTTTTATCTCTGCTCATCAAGTGGAACAAGGTTATTAACCTGGTAGGACCAAAAGATTGGGTTGAAATTTTCAGAACTTTAATTGTGGATAGTTTGTACTTAAAAGACTTTTTACTTTCTTTATCATTAAAAAATAGCCCCAGGACTTTTGACCTTGGAGCCGGGGCAGGTCTTCCAGGCATCCCTTTACGTATAGTCTGGAATACTGGAGAATATTACTTAATAGAGGTCAGAAATAAAAGGGCCGTATTTATGCGTAACGCTTTAAGCCACTTGTCACTACCGAAAACTTTTGTGCTTGGTATGCGCGCGCAGGAAGTGCCAGAAGAACTTCTGCCCCCAGACCTCATAATAAGTAGGGCATTCATGCCTTGGCCAAAGTTGCTGCCTCTGGCCAGGAAGCTTATGCCGGATCATGGTATTGTGGTTGTCATGGCCAATACTGCCGCGCCAGAGAGTGACCAGTTGGCTCCGTGGCAAGTAAAAAAAACTTTTTCCTATGAGGTTCAAAAAAAGAAGCGTTATTTTTGGGCGTTGGAATTAAATAATTGTCCCAACTGA